A single window of Meiothermus sp. DNA harbors:
- a CDS encoding V-type ATP synthase subunit D has translation MAEQVSPTRSTLLAKRDQKRLALQGVELLKNKRDALIGEFFALVQDSLKAREALNNAAKDAYFSLLIAKAFDTPEAVESLSGTPIEVQMQIESLYGVKVPRITAPASSGSLSFSPIGVGAKTLEAATAFRALAEAIIAVANTENRLRKIGEEIKKTNRRVNALEQISIPEINEQIKFVTDTLDQRALEEVTTLKRIKAAILRREAEETGEVSAHIEKGAGL, from the coding sequence ATGGCTGAACAAGTCTCACCGACCCGTTCCACCCTGCTGGCCAAGCGCGACCAGAAGCGGCTGGCTTTGCAGGGTGTGGAACTGCTGAAAAATAAGCGGGATGCCCTGATCGGCGAGTTTTTTGCCCTGGTGCAGGACTCGCTGAAAGCCCGTGAGGCCCTCAACAACGCGGCCAAGGACGCCTATTTCAGCCTGCTGATTGCCAAGGCCTTCGACACGCCCGAGGCGGTAGAGTCGCTTTCGGGCACTCCCATCGAGGTTCAAATGCAAATTGAGAGCCTCTACGGGGTAAAAGTGCCCAGGATTACCGCCCCGGCCTCGAGCGGGAGCCTGTCCTTTAGCCCGATTGGGGTGGGGGCCAAGACCCTCGAGGCCGCCACGGCCTTCCGGGCGCTGGCCGAGGCCATCATTGCAGTGGCCAACACCGAGAACCGCCTACGCAAGATCGGCGAGGAAATCAAGAAGACCAACCGCAGGGTGAACGCGCTCGAGCAAATCTCGATTCCCGAGATCAACGAGCAGATCAAGTTTGTTACCGATACCCTTGACCAGCGGGCGCTGGAGGAAGTGACCACCCTCAAGCGCATTAAGGCTGCCATTTTGCGCCGCGAGGCCGAAGAGACCGGGGAGGTCTCGGCCCACATCGAAAAAGGCGCAGGGTTGTAG
- a CDS encoding V-type ATP synthase subunit E, which yields MSKLEDILQNEVATEIGAIAAEAEAKAKGILEAAQQKAEALKAAKERQLEAEYQAAIRRAESAAELLVNQARIAARGEVVNRVRLEAMQALKSLANQPSFGQTLQKLAEEALAAVGQAEAVVLHPNHAALLADWAKSKGLELRTDATIQDGVRLVAKGGRSFVQNALGERLERAWDALSAKAAKAIWG from the coding sequence ATGTCGAAACTCGAGGATATCCTTCAAAACGAGGTGGCTACGGAAATTGGCGCCATCGCGGCGGAGGCCGAAGCCAAGGCCAAGGGCATTTTGGAAGCGGCCCAACAGAAAGCCGAGGCGCTCAAAGCTGCCAAAGAGCGCCAGCTCGAGGCCGAGTACCAGGCCGCCATTCGCCGGGCCGAGAGCGCCGCAGAACTGCTGGTTAATCAGGCCCGCATCGCGGCTCGGGGAGAGGTGGTCAACCGAGTGCGGCTCGAGGCTATGCAGGCCCTAAAGAGTCTGGCGAACCAACCAAGCTTTGGCCAGACCCTGCAGAAGCTGGCCGAAGAAGCCTTGGCGGCGGTGGGTCAGGCCGAAGCGGTGGTGCTGCACCCCAACCACGCGGCCCTACTGGCCGACTGGGCCAAGAGCAAGGGTTTGGAGCTCAGAACCGATGCGACCATCCAGGATGGGGTTCGCCTGGTGGCCAAGGGGGGCCGGTCTTTTGTGCAGAATGCCCTGGGAGAGCGCCTCGAGCGGGCCTGGGATGCTTTGTCGGCCAAGGCTGCCAAGGCCATCTGGGGGTAG
- a CDS encoding V-type ATP synthase subunit B has protein sequence MLKKEYNAVTYVSGPLLFLEGAADLAYGAIVNIDDGTGRIRGGQVIEVSDQYTVLQVFEETSGLNLERTTVSLVEDVARLGVSKEMVGRAFNGIGKPIDGLPPVVADKRLPINGAPINPVAREKPEEFIQTGVSAIDVNMTLVRGQKLPIFSGSGLPHNELAAQIARQAKVLGEGEGFAVVFAAMGITQREVSYFMQEFERTGALSRSVLFLNKADDPTVERLLTPRMALTAAEYLAFEHDYHVLVILTDLTNYCEALREIGGAREEIPGRRGYPGYMYTDLASLYERAGVVHGKKGSVTQIPILSMPGDDITHPIPDLTGYITEGQIFIARDLAQQGIFPPINVQPSLSRLMNNGIGKGKTRADHKELADQLFSSYARGVNLRRLVAITGEDALTELDKKYLRFAENFEKKFINQGQKERSIEESLNIGWALLADFPPSELKRIRREYIEQYHQKTGKLEELVGA, from the coding sequence ATGCTCAAGAAAGAATACAATGCCGTAACCTACGTCTCCGGGCCCCTCTTGTTCTTGGAAGGGGCCGCCGACCTGGCCTACGGCGCTATTGTGAACATCGACGACGGCACCGGCCGCATTCGTGGCGGTCAGGTGATTGAGGTTTCCGACCAGTACACGGTTTTGCAGGTCTTCGAGGAAACCTCGGGGCTGAACCTCGAGCGCACCACCGTCTCGCTGGTAGAAGATGTGGCCCGCCTGGGGGTTTCCAAGGAAATGGTGGGCCGGGCCTTCAACGGGATTGGCAAGCCCATAGACGGCCTGCCGCCCGTGGTGGCCGACAAGCGCCTGCCCATCAACGGTGCGCCCATTAACCCGGTGGCCCGCGAGAAACCCGAGGAGTTCATCCAGACCGGCGTCAGCGCCATTGACGTCAACATGACCCTGGTGCGCGGTCAGAAGCTGCCCATCTTCTCGGGGTCGGGTCTGCCGCACAACGAGCTGGCCGCTCAGATTGCCCGTCAGGCTAAGGTGCTGGGCGAGGGCGAGGGCTTCGCGGTGGTGTTTGCCGCCATGGGCATTACCCAGCGTGAGGTGAGCTACTTCATGCAGGAGTTCGAGCGCACCGGGGCCCTCTCGCGCTCGGTGCTCTTCCTCAACAAGGCCGACGACCCCACCGTAGAGCGCCTTCTGACCCCCCGCATGGCCCTGACCGCTGCCGAGTACCTGGCCTTCGAGCACGACTACCACGTGCTGGTGATCCTCACCGACCTGACCAACTACTGTGAGGCCCTGCGTGAGATTGGGGGGGCCCGCGAGGAGATTCCGGGCCGCCGGGGCTACCCTGGCTACATGTACACCGACCTGGCCTCGCTTTACGAGCGCGCCGGGGTGGTGCACGGCAAAAAAGGCTCGGTCACGCAAATTCCCATCCTCTCCATGCCGGGCGACGACATCACCCACCCCATCCCCGACCTGACCGGCTACATCACCGAGGGGCAGATTTTCATCGCCCGCGACCTGGCCCAGCAGGGCATCTTCCCGCCCATCAACGTGCAGCCCAGCCTGTCGCGCCTCATGAACAACGGCATCGGCAAGGGCAAAACCCGCGCCGACCACAAGGAGCTGGCCGACCAGCTTTTCTCGAGCTACGCCCGTGGCGTGAACCTGCGCCGCCTGGTGGCCATCACCGGTGAAGACGCCCTGACCGAGTTAGACAAGAAGTACCTGCGCTTTGCCGAGAACTTCGAGAAGAAGTTCATCAACCAAGGCCAGAAGGAGCGCTCCATCGAAGAGAGCCTGAACATCGGCTGGGCCCTGCTCGCCGACTTCCCGCCCTCCGAGCTCAAGCGCATACGGCGGGAGTACATCGAGCAGTACCACCAGAAGACCGGCAAGCTGGAAGAGCTGGTGGGGGCGTAG
- a CDS encoding V-type ATP synthase subunit I, producing the protein MEKLIVAGPKRLARALLSELQKAGVVHIDPLRPDELGEYRLSPTEEAELKRWEAVASQAEQSLAVMGLAAAAGSAQFGGSLEEAEATIKPVASRAEVLGKERAALEEEIQTIELFGRAADKLASLAQGLDESPRLGVIPFLLAKPEELEGVRTALQEALPDRFVLEAEPLDNQVAAVVVVKRVELETARSTLSRLGLAELRFPGSYGSLSLSRAAARMKERSKLAPEELVGIREEIAKLKGESKDALVLLWTRAKDEVARYKTASDLAAGQYGMALMGWVPQKVKGRVEEALSRLRDQIVYTFEPVDEHHEGHQVPVTLDNPAWAKPFELLHGFLNTPRYGTYDPTLMIAAFFPFFFGMVVGDIGIALLFGLLAYWLGSLAKARKNLVIGFLGANFGPDVVGSLSKVLWWMTGWAVVWGFIYGEAFGTFLEKLKILPGGGTIFYDPNHGGQGLIPMTINRLDFEQTATLLMLASIAFGVIQVLYAFIIRMQLGLKHGHMSHFWEGLGYLAGCVGLIAFAYNYLTQANSGLLTAILVVGLLVFVISALLAKMPLMIAELPSKGGQILSYIRIYAVGVAGALLASLANQVGFGLAERMGFVGGILGFVVGLVILLAVIIITTLGHVLQPIRLLWIEFGTNFGFYDESGRPYRPFKSVRGEERS; encoded by the coding sequence ATGGAAAAGCTGATTGTGGCCGGCCCCAAGCGGCTGGCCCGGGCGCTTCTGAGCGAACTGCAAAAAGCCGGAGTGGTGCACATTGACCCCCTGCGGCCCGATGAGCTCGGCGAGTACCGCCTTTCCCCCACCGAAGAAGCCGAACTCAAGCGGTGGGAAGCGGTGGCTTCGCAGGCCGAGCAGTCCTTGGCGGTGATGGGTCTGGCCGCGGCAGCCGGGAGCGCACAGTTTGGAGGCTCTTTGGAGGAGGCCGAGGCGACCATAAAGCCGGTGGCCAGCCGCGCCGAGGTGCTGGGCAAGGAACGGGCGGCCCTCGAGGAAGAGATCCAGACCATCGAGTTGTTTGGGCGGGCGGCGGACAAACTGGCCTCGCTGGCGCAAGGCCTGGACGAGAGCCCACGCCTGGGGGTGATCCCCTTCCTGCTGGCCAAGCCAGAAGAACTCGAGGGGGTTCGCACAGCCCTGCAAGAAGCCCTGCCCGACCGCTTTGTGCTCGAGGCTGAACCCCTGGACAACCAGGTGGCGGCGGTGGTGGTGGTCAAGCGGGTTGAGCTCGAGACCGCCCGCTCCACCTTGTCGCGCCTGGGTCTGGCCGAGCTGCGCTTTCCGGGTAGCTATGGCAGCCTGTCCCTCTCCCGGGCGGCGGCCCGCATGAAGGAGCGATCCAAACTGGCCCCCGAGGAGCTGGTGGGCATCCGCGAGGAGATCGCCAAGCTCAAGGGGGAGTCCAAAGATGCCCTGGTGCTGCTTTGGACCCGGGCCAAGGATGAAGTAGCTCGCTACAAAACCGCCTCCGACCTGGCTGCGGGCCAGTACGGCATGGCCCTGATGGGCTGGGTGCCCCAGAAGGTCAAGGGCCGGGTGGAGGAGGCCTTAAGCCGCCTGCGCGACCAGATCGTCTATACCTTCGAGCCCGTAGATGAGCATCACGAGGGCCACCAAGTACCTGTAACCCTCGACAACCCGGCCTGGGCCAAGCCTTTTGAGCTCCTGCACGGCTTTCTCAACACCCCCCGCTACGGCACCTACGACCCCACCCTCATGATTGCGGCCTTCTTCCCCTTCTTTTTTGGCATGGTGGTGGGCGATATCGGAATTGCCTTGCTGTTTGGCCTGCTGGCCTACTGGCTGGGTTCGTTGGCCAAGGCCCGTAAGAACCTGGTCATTGGCTTTTTGGGGGCCAACTTCGGCCCCGATGTGGTGGGTAGCCTCTCCAAGGTGCTGTGGTGGATGACCGGTTGGGCGGTGGTCTGGGGCTTTATTTACGGGGAGGCCTTTGGTACCTTCTTGGAGAAGCTCAAAATTCTGCCGGGGGGCGGTACCATCTTTTACGACCCCAACCACGGGGGACAGGGCCTAATCCCCATGACCATCAACCGCCTCGACTTCGAGCAGACCGCCACCTTGCTGATGCTGGCCAGCATTGCCTTTGGGGTGATACAAGTGCTCTACGCCTTTATCATCCGCATGCAGCTGGGGCTCAAACACGGCCACATGAGCCACTTTTGGGAAGGGCTGGGATATCTGGCCGGTTGCGTGGGCCTGATTGCTTTTGCCTACAACTACCTGACCCAAGCCAACAGCGGTCTGCTCACCGCAATTTTGGTGGTAGGGTTGCTGGTCTTTGTGATCAGCGCCCTGCTGGCTAAGATGCCCCTGATGATTGCCGAGCTGCCCTCCAAAGGCGGCCAGATCCTGAGCTACATCCGTATCTACGCGGTGGGGGTGGCCGGGGCTTTGCTGGCCAGCCTGGCCAACCAGGTCGGTTTTGGCCTGGCCGAGCGGATGGGCTTTGTGGGCGGCATCCTAGGGTTTGTGGTGGGCCTGGTGATTTTGCTGGCGGTGATCATCATCACCACCCTGGGGCACGTGCTGCAACCGATTCGTCTGCTCTGGATCGAGTTCGGTACCAATTTCGGTTTTTACGACGAGAGTGGTCGTCCTTACCGTCCCTTCAAATCGGTGCGGGGGGAGGAACGCAGCTAA
- a CDS encoding F0F1 ATP synthase subunit C encodes MKIAKAAKLVSVFVFALLVTVAFAAEGEAAAGANYAAIGKGLAIGLGILGTGVAQSAIGAAALGAVVEDRRNFGTALLFFLLPETLAIFGLAFSFLIN; translated from the coding sequence ATGAAGATCGCTAAAGCTGCCAAGTTGGTTTCGGTTTTCGTCTTTGCGCTGTTGGTCACGGTGGCCTTTGCCGCTGAAGGCGAGGCTGCCGCGGGCGCGAACTATGCCGCCATCGGCAAGGGATTGGCCATCGGGCTGGGGATTCTAGGTACCGGTGTGGCCCAATCGGCCATCGGTGCGGCAGCCCTGGGGGCGGTAGTGGAAGACCGCCGTAACTTCGGTACGGCCCTCCTGTTCTTCCTGCTGCCTGAGACGCTGGCCATTTTCGGTCTGGCTTTCTCGTTCCTCATCAACTAA
- a CDS encoding V-type ATPase subunit, which produces MAGSSFAYLNARLRARRSQMVPEAFFQQSIGLSFPDFVRALADTIYGPDLVGEALADVDRAVTSHMQRMVGDLPGLVSGNMREAINLLLLQSDLNNLKTILRGKVAGQSPEEIKGKLVSGTLPEVLLNALLQAPDAASMAQVLQLPTHPLAKALRNAATGNPDPLALEVALDRDFYAFSLEKARRLREPALASYFALQVDALNLTTAFKLHTLGAGGAEGYFVPGGSSVNQALFSRVAAGDFGAMEALNATPLAAASSARTLGELERALRRILLEKAAQGGKDTLGAGLALDYIRRKEWEGARIRLLARRAYFNLPAEAVAKEVA; this is translated from the coding sequence ATGGCGGGCAGCAGCTTCGCTTACCTCAATGCACGCCTGCGGGCCCGGCGCAGCCAGATGGTGCCGGAGGCCTTCTTCCAACAGAGCATCGGTCTGTCTTTCCCCGACTTTGTGCGGGCGCTGGCCGACACGATTTACGGGCCCGACCTGGTAGGCGAGGCCCTGGCCGATGTAGACCGGGCCGTGACCAGCCATATGCAGCGCATGGTGGGTGACCTACCGGGCCTGGTGAGCGGCAACATGCGCGAAGCCATCAACCTGCTGTTGTTGCAGTCCGACCTCAACAACCTCAAAACCATCCTGCGCGGTAAGGTCGCGGGGCAGTCCCCTGAGGAGATCAAGGGCAAGCTAGTCAGTGGAACCCTACCGGAGGTTTTGCTGAATGCGCTGTTGCAAGCACCGGACGCGGCCAGCATGGCCCAGGTGCTTCAGCTGCCCACCCATCCGCTGGCCAAGGCGCTGCGCAATGCGGCTACCGGCAACCCCGACCCGCTGGCCTTGGAGGTAGCACTCGACCGCGATTTCTATGCCTTTAGCCTGGAAAAGGCCCGACGTTTGCGCGAGCCTGCCCTGGCCTCGTATTTTGCGCTGCAGGTGGACGCCCTCAACCTGACCACTGCCTTTAAGCTGCATACCCTGGGTGCAGGAGGGGCCGAAGGCTACTTTGTGCCGGGCGGTAGCAGCGTCAACCAGGCTTTGTTCAGCCGGGTAGCGGCAGGCGACTTTGGGGCCATGGAAGCCCTGAACGCCACCCCCCTGGCGGCGGCCTCGAGCGCCCGCACCCTGGGTGAGCTCGAGCGGGCTTTGCGCCGGATTCTGCTAGAAAAAGCCGCTCAGGGCGGCAAAGATACCCTGGGTGCGGGGCTGGCCCTGGACTACATCCGCCGGAAGGAGTGGGAAGGGGCCCGCATCCGCTTGCTGGCCCGCCGGGCCTACTTCAACCTGCCGGCCGAGGCTGTAGCCAAGGAGGTTGCATGA
- a CDS encoding class I SAM-dependent rRNA methyltransferase: MKIRVSPRGAARLLAHHPWVYKSDVLEGPDKPGLYPVHSGKGVLGLALYNPASEITVRVFSFKDAGRPQEVLLDNLRKALARRKPAIAQESSGAYRLVHAEGDLLPALVLDYYAGHGVLQVGSAALEPLTEALVEVIQAELPLQSLLAKNDQKSRSLEGLPLYIKPLLGQVPASVMVREGAVQYRVDLMEGQKTGAFIDQRDNRIRLGAFRGQTALDVFSYHGSFALHLAQGFERVFAVDSSAAALQRALENAQLNGLDNITCKEVNAFEFLREEEKRGSRYDLIVLDPPAFAKGKRDVERAYAAYKEINLRAMKLLPGGGILATASCSHHLSEPLFYQMLAEAAADAHRTVRVLEKRGQGWDHPVLLNVPETHYLKFALLEVI, translated from the coding sequence ATGAAGATTCGTGTCAGCCCTAGGGGCGCGGCCCGCCTACTGGCCCATCACCCTTGGGTCTACAAAAGCGACGTACTCGAGGGGCCCGACAAACCCGGTCTATACCCGGTTCACTCCGGCAAGGGCGTGCTGGGGCTGGCCCTGTACAATCCGGCCTCCGAGATTACCGTGCGGGTATTTAGCTTCAAGGACGCGGGCCGCCCTCAGGAGGTTCTGCTCGATAACCTGCGCAAGGCCCTGGCGCGACGCAAACCCGCCATTGCCCAAGAATCCAGCGGGGCGTACCGGCTCGTCCACGCCGAGGGCGACCTGCTCCCCGCCTTGGTGCTCGACTACTACGCCGGACACGGGGTCTTGCAGGTGGGGTCGGCGGCCTTAGAACCCCTTACAGAAGCCTTGGTAGAGGTTATTCAAGCCGAGCTTCCCCTGCAAAGCCTGCTGGCCAAAAACGACCAGAAGTCCCGCAGCCTGGAGGGGCTGCCCCTATACATCAAGCCTTTGTTGGGACAGGTGCCGGCCTCTGTGATGGTGCGCGAGGGTGCAGTTCAGTACCGCGTAGACCTTATGGAAGGACAGAAAACCGGGGCCTTCATTGACCAGCGCGACAACCGTATCCGCCTGGGCGCGTTCCGGGGCCAGACCGCGCTAGACGTGTTTAGCTATCACGGCTCATTCGCCCTGCACTTAGCCCAGGGTTTTGAACGGGTTTTTGCGGTAGATAGCTCGGCGGCCGCCCTGCAAAGGGCCCTCGAGAACGCCCAGCTCAACGGCCTTGACAACATCACCTGTAAGGAAGTCAACGCCTTTGAGTTTTTAAGGGAGGAAGAAAAACGCGGCAGCCGCTACGACTTAATTGTGCTGGATCCACCAGCCTTTGCCAAAGGCAAGCGCGATGTGGAGCGGGCCTACGCAGCTTACAAGGAAATCAATCTGCGGGCCATGAAACTGCTGCCCGGCGGGGGTATTCTGGCCACCGCCTCGTGCAGCCACCACCTGAGTGAGCCGCTCTTCTACCAGATGCTCGCCGAAGCCGCCGCCGACGCCCACCGCACCGTGCGGGTGTTGGAAAAGCGCGGCCAGGGTTGGGATCACCCGGTGCTGCTCAATGTGCCCGAGACCCACTATTTGAAATTTGCTTTGCTGGAGGTCATTTAG
- a CDS encoding V-type ATPase subunit subunit G family protein has translation MAGSGLIKSLAEREQALARQLEEAKRAAAAKVQEAEAKASQILAEAEQAARDLEAQFRARTAEAVAKIEREAKAKAEAEAKAIGEAATAKVAEAVQAVLKEVLP, from the coding sequence GTGGCTGGATCAGGACTAATCAAGAGCCTTGCGGAGCGTGAGCAAGCCCTGGCGCGTCAGCTCGAAGAAGCCAAAAGGGCTGCTGCCGCCAAGGTTCAGGAGGCCGAGGCCAAGGCTTCTCAGATTCTGGCCGAAGCCGAGCAGGCCGCGCGGGACTTGGAAGCGCAGTTTCGCGCCCGCACTGCGGAAGCTGTGGCCAAAATCGAGCGTGAAGCCAAGGCTAAAGCCGAAGCCGAAGCCAAGGCCATCGGCGAAGCGGCAACGGCCAAAGTAGCCGAGGCGGTTCAGGCGGTGCTAAAGGAGGTACTGCCTTGA
- a CDS encoding V-type ATP synthase subunit A — protein MGTIKKIAGPAVIAENLQGAKMYDIVRVGNEKLVGEIIRLDGNTCFIQVYEDTNGLKVGEPVVTTGLPLALELGPGLLNGIFDGILRPLDKIQAVSGIFISRGIEVSSLDRTKKWDFTPMKKVGDEVKGGDILGTVPEYSFTHKILVPPDKGGRIKSIVGPGQYTIDDTIAELEDGTKLRLAHYWPVRKPRPIQKKLDPNLPFLTGMRILDVLFPLAAGGTAAIPGPFGSGKTVTQQAIAKFGDANIVVYVGCGERGNEMTDVLVEFPELEDPQTGRPLMERTILVANTSNMPVAAREASLYTGITLAEYFRDQGYKVSLMADSTSRWAEALREIASRLEEMPAEEGYPPYLASRLSSFYERAGKVITMAGEQGAVSVIGAVSPAGGDFSEPVTQSTLRITGGFWALDAQLARARHFPAINWARSYSLFLNILEPWYRENVAPDYPEVRTQIITLLQREAELQQVVQLVGPDALQDAERLSLEIGRIAREDFLQQNGFDPVDASCSMAKAYGIMQMIIAAYKQGEIALSKGATIADFLSDPVIEKIGRARYVPEAEFPAYKAEFDQMIKTAFMGAVKA, from the coding sequence GTGGGAACCATCAAAAAAATCGCAGGGCCGGCGGTAATTGCCGAGAACCTGCAAGGCGCCAAGATGTACGACATCGTGCGCGTCGGCAACGAGAAACTGGTAGGGGAGATCATCCGACTGGATGGTAACACCTGCTTTATCCAGGTCTACGAAGACACCAACGGTCTTAAGGTGGGGGAACCGGTGGTGACGACCGGTCTGCCGCTGGCGCTGGAGCTGGGGCCGGGGCTTTTGAACGGCATCTTCGACGGGATTCTGCGCCCATTGGACAAGATTCAAGCCGTCTCGGGCATCTTCATCAGCCGCGGTATTGAAGTTTCCTCCCTCGACCGTACCAAGAAGTGGGACTTTACCCCCATGAAGAAGGTGGGCGACGAGGTCAAGGGGGGCGATATCCTGGGTACGGTGCCTGAGTACAGCTTTACCCACAAGATTCTGGTGCCCCCCGATAAGGGCGGACGCATCAAGAGCATTGTGGGGCCGGGCCAGTACACCATCGACGACACCATCGCCGAGCTGGAAGACGGCACCAAGCTGCGCCTGGCCCACTACTGGCCGGTGCGCAAGCCCAGGCCCATCCAGAAGAAGCTCGATCCCAACCTGCCCTTCCTCACCGGGATGCGCATTCTGGATGTGCTCTTCCCGCTAGCGGCGGGCGGTACGGCGGCCATTCCCGGCCCCTTCGGCTCGGGCAAGACCGTCACCCAGCAGGCCATTGCCAAGTTCGGCGATGCCAACATCGTCGTCTACGTCGGCTGCGGTGAGCGCGGCAACGAGATGACCGACGTGCTGGTGGAGTTCCCCGAGCTAGAAGACCCCCAGACCGGCCGCCCCCTGATGGAGCGCACCATTCTGGTAGCCAACACCTCCAACATGCCCGTAGCCGCCCGTGAGGCCAGCCTCTACACCGGCATCACCCTGGCCGAGTACTTCCGCGACCAGGGCTACAAGGTCTCCTTGATGGCCGACTCCACCAGCCGCTGGGCCGAAGCCCTGCGCGAGATTGCCTCCCGCTTGGAGGAGATGCCCGCCGAAGAGGGCTACCCGCCTTACCTGGCTTCGCGCCTGTCCAGCTTCTATGAGCGGGCCGGTAAGGTGATTACCATGGCCGGCGAGCAAGGGGCGGTCTCGGTGATTGGGGCGGTTTCCCCTGCAGGCGGCGACTTCTCCGAGCCCGTGACCCAGTCCACCCTGCGCATCACCGGGGGTTTTTGGGCGCTGGATGCCCAGCTGGCCCGCGCTCGGCACTTCCCTGCCATCAACTGGGCCCGCTCGTACTCCTTGTTCCTGAACATCCTGGAGCCCTGGTACCGCGAGAACGTGGCCCCCGACTACCCCGAGGTGCGCACCCAGATCATCACCCTTTTGCAGCGCGAGGCCGAACTGCAACAGGTCGTACAGCTCGTAGGCCCCGACGCCTTGCAGGATGCGGAGCGGTTGAGTCTGGAGATTGGCCGTATCGCCCGCGAGGACTTCCTGCAGCAAAACGGCTTTGACCCGGTGGACGCGAGCTGCTCGATGGCCAAAGCCTACGGCATCATGCAGATGATCATTGCGGCCTACAAACAGGGTGAAATCGCGCTTTCGAAAGGGGCAACCATCGCCGACTTCCTGAGCGACCCGGTGATTGAGAAAATCGGGCGGGCCCGTTATGTGCCCGAGGCCGAGTTCCCTGCCTACAAGGCCGAGTTCGACCAGATGATCAAGACGGCGTTTATGGGAGCGGTAAAGGCGTAA
- a CDS encoding V-type ATP synthase subunit F — MKIGVLTDIETASGYRIAGLEAVAATADEAVRKLVEMIQSNQYALVAVDQNLIPDPNKATERVMRGRSAPVLLSLPNLLESFSGGSDAKAYMRRLVRETIGFDIKL; from the coding sequence ATGAAAATCGGGGTACTGACCGATATCGAGACGGCCTCGGGTTACCGCATCGCGGGTCTCGAGGCTGTCGCGGCGACTGCCGACGAGGCGGTGCGGAAGCTCGTTGAGATGATTCAGTCCAACCAGTATGCCCTGGTGGCGGTTGACCAGAATCTGATCCCCGACCCCAACAAGGCGACCGAGCGGGTCATGCGTGGACGCAGCGCTCCGGTGCTTCTGTCGCTGCCCAACTTGCTGGAGAGCTTCAGTGGCGGGAGCGATGCCAAAGCCTACATGCGCAGGCTGGTGCGGGAAACCATCGGATTTGATATCAAGCTGTAG
- a CDS encoding PEGA domain-containing protein has product MKRIFSTALGVLAGAALAAPELSPQGIIVNPIPTDLQVRVWVNKDPAKTGNPVYQIGERIQVSVQVNQDAYVYIFSVKSTGEIGLILPNAFDQNNLLRAGETRTFPPAGARYSLDVGGPEGQDRVLAVASRQPLSLAQIANIQTGQVNVQGADNLARALSIVVTPLPERDWVSNVAFFIVGRAAVTPVQPVQPVQPGTGTLSVNSNPSGAQVLVEGRVVGNTPLNLVLRPGRVDVELRLGGYQPFRTSAQIRPGETTAINANLTPVVQNGLLQIGSNPQGAQVLVNGRVVGNTPLNLTVQPGRYDIELRLGGYQSFRTSVMVGNGQTVPVNANLQALRGALEVFTNVEARIFLDGREVGQTRDGFLRLEDVEPGNVQLVALAPGFRAEVRDVRAEPGRVLQIRLNLNRAR; this is encoded by the coding sequence ATGAAGCGAATCTTCTCAACGGCACTAGGAGTACTTGCAGGCGCTGCGCTGGCTGCGCCCGAACTGAGCCCCCAGGGTATCATCGTCAACCCCATCCCCACCGACCTGCAGGTGCGGGTCTGGGTCAACAAAGACCCCGCCAAAACCGGCAACCCGGTCTATCAGATCGGGGAGCGCATCCAGGTTTCGGTGCAGGTTAACCAGGATGCCTACGTCTACATCTTTAGCGTCAAGTCCACGGGCGAGATTGGCCTGATTCTGCCCAACGCCTTCGACCAGAACAACCTGCTGCGGGCCGGCGAAACCCGTACCTTCCCACCCGCCGGGGCTCGCTACAGCCTGGATGTGGGGGGCCCGGAGGGGCAAGACCGGGTGCTGGCGGTGGCCAGTCGCCAGCCGCTTTCGCTGGCGCAGATTGCCAACATCCAGACCGGGCAAGTCAACGTACAGGGGGCCGATAACCTGGCCCGGGCGCTTTCCATCGTGGTTACGCCCTTGCCCGAGCGGGACTGGGTGAGCAATGTGGCCTTCTTTATCGTGGGGCGGGCCGCGGTGACGCCGGTGCAGCCGGTACAGCCGGTACAGCCTGGAACAGGAACCCTGAGTGTTAACTCCAACCCTTCTGGCGCTCAGGTGTTGGTGGAGGGCCGGGTGGTGGGCAATACCCCCCTCAACCTGGTGCTGCGCCCCGGACGGGTAGATGTGGAACTGCGCCTGGGCGGCTACCAACCTTTCCGCACCTCGGCGCAGATTCGGCCCGGCGAGACCACGGCGATTAACGCCAACCTGACCCCGGTGGTGCAGAATGGTTTGCTGCAGATCGGCTCCAACCCCCAAGGGGCGCAGGTGCTGGTGAATGGCCGGGTGGTGGGCAATACCCCCCTCAATCTGACCGTACAGCCGGGCCGCTACGATATCGAGCTGCGCCTGGGAGGCTATCAGAGTTTCCGTACCTCGGTGATGGTGGGCAACGGTCAGACCGTGCCGGTGAACGCCAACCTGCAAGCCCTGCGGGGTGCGCTCGAGGTCTTCACCAACGTAGAGGCCCGCATCTTCCTGGATGGGCGCGAGGTGGGCCAGACCCGGGATGGCTTCCTGCGGCTCGAGGACGTAGAACCGGGCAACGTGCAACTAGTAGCCTTGGCCCCCGGTTTCCGGGCTGAAGTCCGGGATGTGCGGGCCGAGCCAGGGCGGGTGCTGCAAATCCGCCTGAACCTGAACCGCGCCCGGTAA